A portion of the Micromonospora vinacea genome contains these proteins:
- a CDS encoding SDR family oxidoreductase, with product MLVTGATGGVGAAVVRAAADRGYDVTAAGRNDVLLDRLCARTPRTSPVLLDLQHPVDLPAPLVELDRLDALVHCAGIAEVASVDETPYALWLETLTVNVAAAAEITRALLPALRRADGHVVFINAAPGLHAVPRWSAYAASKAALRELADSLREEEARHGLRVTTVYPGGTATELLRKVRGQFGRPFDAADCIRPETLASVVLTALDLRDDAYLPEVSVLPAPRK from the coding sequence ATGCTGGTCACGGGTGCGACCGGTGGCGTCGGCGCGGCAGTGGTACGGGCCGCGGCCGACCGCGGTTACGATGTGACGGCCGCCGGCCGCAACGACGTGTTGCTCGACCGGTTGTGCGCGAGGACACCGCGGACCAGTCCGGTGCTGCTCGACCTTCAACATCCCGTCGACCTGCCGGCTCCGCTGGTCGAACTGGATCGCCTCGACGCGCTCGTGCATTGCGCCGGCATCGCCGAGGTCGCCAGCGTGGACGAAACCCCGTACGCGTTGTGGCTGGAGACGTTGACTGTCAACGTGGCGGCCGCCGCGGAGATCACGCGGGCGTTGCTGCCCGCGCTACGCAGAGCGGACGGCCACGTCGTGTTCATCAACGCCGCGCCCGGGCTGCACGCGGTGCCACGATGGTCAGCCTACGCGGCAAGCAAGGCTGCGCTGCGCGAGTTGGCCGATTCGCTGCGCGAGGAGGAAGCGCGCCACGGGCTTCGTGTGACCACCGTCTACCCCGGCGGTACGGCGACCGAGTTGCTTCGCAAGGTCCGGGGACAGTTCGGCCGGCCGTTCGATGCAGCCGACTGCATCCGGCCAGAGACGCTGGCGTCGGTAGTGCTGACCGCCCTCGACCTGCGCGACGACGCATACCTACCCGAAGTGTCGGTGCTGCCAGCACCTCGCAAATGA